In the Rhodoferax fermentans genome, ATGGGTGGCCGGGCTGGGCGCGTCCGAGCGCCGTTTTGATGAACTGGCGGTCCGTGCGGCGCGCTCCGGTGCCGATCTGGTGGGTTACCTCAACTACATCCACCCCTATCGGGTACAAATTCTGGGTGAACGCGAAGTCGCCTACCTGTCGGATGCCACACCCGAAGACGGTTTGCGGCGCATTGCCCGCATCGTCACGCTGGAGCCGCCGGTCCTGATCCTGGCCGATGGTCAAGCCGCACCGGAAGCGCTGATGTCGATGTGTGAGCGCGCCCAGATCCCGATGTTTGCCACCCAGGGCTCCTCGGCCTTTGTGATTGATGTGCTGCGGGCCTACCTGTCCAAACACTTTGCCGACCGCTGCACCATGCACGGCGTGTTCATGGACATTCTGGGCCTGGGAGTCATGATCACCGGCGAGTCTGGCCTGGGCAAGAGTGAGTTGGGGCTGGAGCTGATTTCACGCGGCAACGGTCTGGTGGCTGACGATGCGGTGGATCTGTACCGCATCAACCAGGACACGATTGAGGGGCGCTGCCCTGAACTGCTGCTCAATTTGTTGGAAGTGCGCGGCATCGGGCTGCTCGACATCCGCTGCATTTTTGGTGAGACCGCGGTGCGGCGCAAAAAGCGGCTACAACTGATTGTGCATCTGGTACGCCGCGAAACCATGGAGCGCGATTACGAGCGCATTCCCTACGAACCCCTGACCCAGGACGTGCTGGACGTGCCGGTGCGCAAGGTGGTGATTCAGGTGGTGGCTGGACGCAACATCGCGGTGCTGGTGGAGGCAGCGGTGCGCAACACCATCTTGCAGATCCGCGGTGTGGACACCTACAAGGAGTTTGTGGAGCGCCACCGCAAAGCGATGGAAGAATCGCCTTAATTAACGCGTTTTGCTGCGGTGCTCGCAGGCGCTGCCTCGGGTGCAGTGTGCGTACAGGCTCAGGGCGTGGTCGGCAATCGCAAAGCCTTTTTCCTTGGCGACAGCGTTTTGGCGCTGCTCGATCTGGGGGTCAAAAAACTCTTCGACACGGCCACAGTCCAGGCACACCAGATGGTCGTGGTGCTGGCCCTCGTTGAGTTCATACACCGCCTTGCCACTCTCAAAATGGCTGCGTGTCAGGATCTCGGCCTGCTCAAACTGCGACAACACCCGGTACACCGTGGCCAGGCCCACATCGGATTGTTCTTCCAGTAGCACCCTGAACACGTCTTCCGCCGTCATGTGGCGTCGGGTGCCCTTTTGGAAAATTTCGAGGATCTTCAGCCGAGGCAAAGTGGCCTTCAGGCCGGTGCTTTTAAGTTCGTCAATCTTGCTCATACAGAGGTTCCGGTTTCGCGCGCAGGTGCGTCTGGGCTGGGGGTCATGGTTGAAAACGCTGCCAGTACAATGCAAGCATCATATCGTTGCGGCCTGTCCTATGTTTGATTCCATTGTTCGTTGTGTCTGCTGGAGTGCACTTGGGGCCGCTGGCGTGATGCTTTCCGGGTGTGGCACGCTTGACAGCACCAGCAACCGGGTGGCCAGTCTCGTCAGACCCTACAAGATCGATATT is a window encoding:
- the hprK gene encoding HPr(Ser) kinase/phosphatase; translated protein: MKPTVISADVLFEAFRANLRWEWVAGLGASERRFDELAVRAARSGADLVGYLNYIHPYRVQILGEREVAYLSDATPEDGLRRIARIVTLEPPVLILADGQAAPEALMSMCERAQIPMFATQGSSAFVIDVLRAYLSKHFADRCTMHGVFMDILGLGVMITGESGLGKSELGLELISRGNGLVADDAVDLYRINQDTIEGRCPELLLNLLEVRGIGLLDIRCIFGETAVRRKKRLQLIVHLVRRETMERDYERIPYEPLTQDVLDVPVRKVVIQVVAGRNIAVLVEAAVRNTILQIRGVDTYKEFVERHRKAMEESP
- the fur gene encoding ferric iron uptake transcriptional regulator is translated as MSKIDELKSTGLKATLPRLKILEIFQKGTRRHMTAEDVFRVLLEEQSDVGLATVYRVLSQFEQAEILTRSHFESGKAVYELNEGQHHDHLVCLDCGRVEEFFDPQIEQRQNAVAKEKGFAIADHALSLYAHCTRGSACEHRSKTR